Proteins encoded in a region of the Salminus brasiliensis chromosome 2, fSalBra1.hap2, whole genome shotgun sequence genome:
- the nr2c1 gene encoding nuclear receptor subfamily 2 group C member 1: MAGESPRIQLVSADGGLQIVTDQQLGQKVQIVTAYDQAGTGKQQFILANVDYPSQDKLLLKHESSPGKVILTSADGSAVNQLLFTSPELAGQQIQFVTESPEQSPLKPIVEYCVVCGDKASGRHYGAVSCEGCKGFFKRSIRKNLVYTCRGSGECVINKHHRNRCQYCRLQRCMALGMKQDSVQCERKPVEVSREKPANCAPSIEKIYIRKNLCSPLAAMPTFVNDKETARSASLLDTNMLLNIQQSLSKLDNTIFIPSSPDQNDACQGDLSTLANVVTSLAQINKNREVTDSSTDLSGMDTMSNEDSSMTDVQPDEQNSSEITQAFDTLTKVLQPEEAGGETVEGNVAEEQSAALLELDGPLLSEMHVPFKLMMPLPMPEFLNLNYICESASRLLFLSMHWARSIPAFQALGPDNGITLIKACWNELFALGLAQCAQIMNVETILTAIVSHLQSSLEEEKLSAERVKQVMEHIWRMQEFCNSMSRVSPDAYEYAYLKATVLFSPDYAGVDSSLQIERFQEKAYMELQDYVSRVYPEDTYRLSKLLLRLPALRLMSAAITEELFFAGLIGNVQIDSIIPYILKMDSTDYNSQSVSVTE, translated from the exons ATGGCGGGAGAAAGTCCCAGAATTCAGTTGGTGTCAGCAGATGGAGGCCTACag atTGTGACAGATCAGCAGTTGGGCCAAAAGGTACAGATAGTAACAGCATATGACCAGGCGGGCACCGGCAAGCAGCAGTTTATATTAGCCAACGTAGATTACCCCAGCCAAGATAAACTGCTCCTGAAGCACGAGTCCTCACCAGGAAAAGTCATTCTCACATCTGCTGATGGCTCAGCTGTCAATCAACTGCTTTTCACATCACCAGAACTGGCTGGTCAGCAGATACAG TTTGTCACAGAGAGCCCAGAACAAAGTCCCCTTAAACCTATTGTAGAGTATTGTGTTGTGTGCGGAGACAAGGCCTCTG GTCGTCACTATGGGGCAGTTAGCTGCGAGGGATGTAAAGGCTTCTTCAAGAGGAGTATTCGGAAGAATCTTGTGTACACGTGCCGTGGctcaggagagtgtgtgatcaATAAGCATCATCGTAACCGCTGCCAGTACTGCAGACTGCAGCGCTGCATGGCCCTCGGCATGAAACAGGACT CTGTGCAGTGTGAGAGGAAGCCAGTGGAGGTGTCCAGGGAGAAGCCAGCTAACTGTGCCCCCTCCATTGAGAAAATCTACATCCGGAAAAACCTCTGCAGCCCTCTAGCAGCCATGCCTACCTTTGTCAATGACAAAGAGACAGCcag GTCTGCCAGTCTGCTAGACACCAACATGCTCCTGAACATTCAGCAATCTCTCTCCAAACTAGACAACACAATCTTCATCCCTTCCTCACCAGACCAG AATGATGCCTGTCAGGGTGATCTGAGCACTCTGGCCAATGTGGTCACGTCTCTTGCCCAAATAAACAAGAACCGTGAGGTGACAGACAGCAGCACTGACCTATCAGGAATGGACACCATGAGCAATGAAGACAGCTCCATGACCGATGTCCAACCAGACGAGCAGAATTCCAGTGAGATCACTCA GGCTTTTGATACACTAACCAAGGTTCTGCAGCCAGAGGAGGCTGGTGGAGAGACTGTGGAGGGCAATGTTGCTGAGGAGCAGAGTGCTGCTCTTCTGGAGCTGGATGGGCCACTGCTGTCTGAGATGCATGTTCCCTTTAAG CTGATGATGCCCTTGCCCATGCCGGAGTTTCTGAATCTGAACTACATCTGTGAGTCAGCTTCTCGTCTGCTGTTTCTCTCCATGCACTGGGCACGCTCCATACCTGCCTTCCAGGCCCTTGG GCCAGACAATGGGATCACATTAATAAAGGCTTGCTGGAATGAGCTGTTTGCTTTAGGCCTGGCTCAGTGTGCTCAAATCATGAACGTGGAGACCATCCTCACAGCCATCGTCAGCCACCTCCAGAGCAGTTTGGAGGAAG aaaaaCTCTCTGCAGAGCGAGTAAAACAAGTGATGGAGCACATTTGGCGAATGCAGGAGTTTTGCAACAGCATGAGTCGTGTGAGCCCTGATGCCTATGAGTATGCCTACCTCAAAGCCACTGTCCTCTTTAGCCCAG ATTATGCTGGGGTGGACAGTAGTCTTCAGATTGAGCGGTTTCAAGAGAAAGCTTACATGGAACTACAGGACTATGTCAGCAGGGTGTATCCAGAGGACACTTATCG tctgtcaaAGCTGCTGCTACGCTTGCCTGCGCTGCGTCTGATGAGCGCAGCCATAACTGAGGAGCTGTTCTTCGCTGGGTTGATTGGGAACGTCCAAATCGACAGCATTATTCCCTACATCCTAAAAATGGACTCCACCGACTACAACAGCCAATCTGTCAGCGTCACAGAGTGA